In one window of Henckelia pumila isolate YLH828 chromosome 1, ASM3356847v2, whole genome shotgun sequence DNA:
- the LOC140888244 gene encoding SH3 domain-containing protein 2-like — MEAIKKQASKLREQVAKQQQAVLKQFGGGLGDSENIVTDETELQRHQNLEKLYTSTRAAKRFQREIVRGVDGYIVTGTKLVQIGTKLSEDSRKYGTENTCTSGSVLSKVAFSFSRARVQIEKEYKNLLTALGTQVAEPLRAMVVGSPLEDARQLAQRYDRVRQEAEAQVVEVSRRQVRMREPSFHSDNMLKLEAAETKLVELKSNMTILGKEAGAAMAAVEGQQQRLTLQRLASMVAAERTYHQHVLQILDELREEMLSERQSFEASPVTATDDMIPPTSYNKLENLFVSQTYNVFTDGMGYFLGEVMHSYEAESDVELTLAIGDYVVVRKVTNNGWAEGECKGKAGWFPFGYVERRERVLASKVAEVF; from the exons ATGGAAGCTATCAAGAAACAAGCATCGAAGCTCAGAGAGCAAGTAGCCAAGCAACAGCAA GCTGTTCTCAAACAATTTGGTGGGGGGCTTGGTGATTCAGAAAATATTGTGACTGATGAAACTGAGCTTCAACGGCATCAAAACTTGGAGAAGCTATACACGTCGACTCGTGCTGCCAAG CGTTTTCAAAGAGAGATTGTTCGTGGTGTCGATGGTTATATTGTAACTGGAACCAAGCTGGTTCAGATCG GTACCAAGTTATCTGAAGACAGCAGAAAATATGGTACAGAAAACACATGTACAAGTGGCAGTGTTTTATCTAAAGTGGCATTTAGCTTTAGCAGAGCTCGTGTTCAAATAGAAAAAGAGTATAAAAATCTTCTAACAGCGCTGGGAACACAG GTTGCAGAGCCTTTAAGAGCCATGGTAGTCGGATCTCCACTAGAGGATGCTCGACAACTTGCACAGAGATATGATAGAGTAAGACAGGAAGCTGAAGCTCAG GTTGTTGAAGTCTCTAGACGCCAAGTTAGAATGAGAGAACCAAGTTTTCATTCTGATAATATGTTAAAGCTGGAGGCTGCAGAAACGAAACTTGTTGAGCTCAAGTCAAACATGACGATCCTGGGTAAAGAAGCTGGAGCAGCAATGGCAGCTGTAGAAGGTCAACAACAAAGATTGACTCTCCAGCGACTAGCATCCATG GTTGCAGCTGAGCGCACATATCACCAGCATGTTTTACAGATACTTGATGAGCTACGGGAGGAG ATGTTGTCTGAGCGTCAATCTTTTGAAGCTTCCCCTGTGACAGCTACTGATGACATGATCCCTCCAACTTCATACAACAAGTTGGAAAATTTATTTGTTTCTCAGACATATAATGTGTTCACAGATGGCATGGGATACTTCTTGGGCGAG GTCATGCATTCATATGAAGCTGAGTCTGATGTAGAGTTGACTTTAGCAATCGGTGACTATGTTGTTGTTCGAAAG GTGACCAACAATGGTTGGGCTGAAGGCGAATGCAAAGGGAAAGCAGGGTGGTTCCCATTTGGATATGTGGAGAGACGAGAACGTGTTCTTGCTAGCAAAGTAGCTGAAGTTTTTTAG